The Xyrauchen texanus isolate HMW12.3.18 chromosome 4, RBS_HiC_50CHRs, whole genome shotgun sequence genome segment AGTCTTTAGGAGTGAAATGCAAACATTTGGGATCAATGCGGAGAAGTCGTTTCTGCATGGCCCGCTCATGACCTTCCACTATGTCCTCAGACAGTGTGAGGATATACTGACCCTGAAAGGGAAGTAGGGTAAATTAGTCTTCCTGAACAGCCCACACTAAGAACATGATTTAGATCGATTTCCCACCCCCATTGTATTTGCAGGTGGCATGCATGGTTGTCAcatgaaaggaatagttctcatGAAAAGTCTGTCATGATTTAAACTCATGTAATTCCAAATCCCTTTGACTTTATGCAGATCACAAAAGGAAAACTTGTGCAGAACTTGAGTTGTTTTAATGCTAAACAACACCATTTCTCAAGGCACTGTGGAAaaagcttctctcatagcactcAAATGCATAAAGGATGTCAagatttttgcaaaaaaaaaaataagcgtGAGTTGCATAGAGTTCTTCTGGATCCTTttctaagctttaaagtgaggtatTATTCATTGACATTGTATTGTAAAGATGCAGGGggatctttttttaaatatctctttttgtgtttcgtTTAAAGTTTTGGAACAACAAGGGTAAATTGTGATATTTATGAAattctgaattttcatttttggatgaactatgccATTAGTATGGAGTGTGAAATCTGACAATGTCCCTTTCATTTGAAGTTATCTCTTATAATTTACCTTATAATAATTGATGAGGTTGAGGTATTGGAGAGTAGATATCACATCTTCTTTCTTGACACTTGTGATCTCACTAATTtcactaacaaaaacaaaaatgtaatgaataCAAACTGCTCAACTGagtcaattaaaatgaaaatacataTACTCATGTCTGGTGTGTCATCAACATTGGGCTTATGAAGCAGTGGGCACATACTTGATGGTGATCTGGGGTCTTTCTCCATTCTCTGATTTGAGGCTCATGAGGATCTCCAGAATGGTTTGCGACCAGTATGATCGGTAGGAAAGCAGGCCCAGATCAGACAGAGGCTTTTCCGGAGTACCTGTCTTTCCTTCCACCTTTGAGAGCTCATAACCTGGTGATCAAGGCAAAAACACTCAGGATTCAGgacttttaaataataatacaattaaagaatcatctatatatatatatatattttttttttaagactgcAACCAATAATATCACCTAATCTGAAAGAAGCAAATGACATTTCTCCCTGAGTAAAATTACTCACTGAATTCAATTAGTAGCTTGCCATAGCCTCTTCTCTGGTAAGGTGGTAAAGTCAGAATACAGGCCACATTATAGTCTTCTGTTGATTCCTTCTCCTATAATAAGAAAGGGACAGATGTTAAATACACAATACATGCAAGGTTATCATCTCTATAAAAGGAGgggttttataaaacaaaaacaaaacattagagCACCGATGCAAGCAGAGTTGGGATGTACCTTGGAGAAGTAGCCAACGATGTGGAATCCCTTTGAGTCGTACTCAGTCATAACATAGAAAAGGAAAGGATCTGTGTCATAGTAAAGGGTCTTATGGTCCAAGAAGCATTTGGCCAATAAACACAAATTTTGAGAATATGCCTGtgcaatgaaagaaaaaaaacagatttattaCTCCCATCTAATTCAAACATTTGAGCATGTTCAATTTTAACTACCGTACATGCAACAATATGTACCAGGGTGTTGGATgctgtttgggggggggggggggaaacaTGTCAAgcaatattcctggttcaatacaagttaaccttaATTGACAGTCTTTGTGGCacaatatttattaccacaaatatttatttttgactcgtcccacattttctttagaaaaaaaaaaaaagtggttacagtgaggtactttcaaatggaagtgaatgggggccaatttttgaacattaaaataagtttcaaaagtatagccacaaggcaaAGGAAATGTGAttgatgtaaacatgattttattgtgataaaatgacttttctgtgtaaagttatccacagatttcctgagcaaccactggccAGTGccatgattctaattgcctgttttgtttATGGAGACACTATGTAAAAACTACCGAAATGAGTGATTCAGATTGAGAAAGaaaaccatttaagtgttatttggagtaaaaattcATTTCAGGCTCAACTTATGCAGTTGTTAGCTGTCATAACTCCAATTAGTTAATGATATTAACATAACTAATCTTGAACCATCGCTCCAAGACATCCACATActgaggcactgtcaaaaaaaCATCTCAACTCAGTATCGGCCCTTTaaagcataatatatatatttttttaaatgtttgcaaaTGTAATCATTACCTGCTAAGAATATATGCCgatgtgagtgaaaacactggagaccggaaattgaaaacaggcgaatcgtggaacacttccgcaTTCAGGAAAAATGTggatagccaattttacaactttgttatcatgtagatgtaatgtcaacaaaccttaaaacgattatttaaacaactttacaactcaaatagtTCATCAGTGTCtgaataactttaaacagaagaattaatgattttataaaattataagcttcacatttctgtttaaaccctccaaaaattggccaaattcacttccattgtaagtgcttcactgtaacctcgattctTGCTgcttctatttatttatataataaaaaatgttttaaaggaaaagagtcaaaataaatgttagtgataatcaacattataccacaaatgctgtcaattgagcttaacttgtattgaatctggaaaattcctttaacaaCATTAGTcctgaaattggcaaaaaaaaaaaaaaaaaaaaaggcaattacAAACTCAAATTTTTATCTTTACGCACTAAATTTCAGTTGCAACACATAAATTACCCACCTTGTTTTTTCTGCCATCTATTTCGAAAAAGGAGATAGTTCCTTTGCGGTAGATCTCATTTCCAGGGGGGTGCCGAAGGTTGCATTTTGTCTGTAAAGGTTACAAACGGATGTTGGATGGgagtttttttatgtaatttaggGACAGTACTACACAAAGTACCAGTATGTAAATCTACAATTGTCAGATTGATTAGGGTAGAGTCCTGTATTGTTCAGGGAAGTATAAGCACCTTAAAGTACTCTTACCAAGTGCCTCTGGAGACATTTGAGGCTCTTGAGGTATTTGAGACAGAATTCACATAGGTAGAGAATGGGGAGTGAGGTGAGTTCCTGTGGGTATGGAGAAAAGTACCAGGGCTTCAGCCTGTGCCGACCCAGCTCGATACAATTTATGTTCTTCATCCGTGTCACGATGTCGTCGTGACTGCGGTCTGACACCAAGCTACCAGTCATACGTGGGGCAGAGGGGATTCCATCAGAACTATCCTGGGAGTCCTGAGACCAGAAAGTAGAGTTAGGGAGATGGTGGAAGAGTATCTAACAGCAATAAATGGGTTTTATCTTCAGAAATCTCTGCACTTCATTATATAACTGGTGTAAGGGTTTCATGTAAACTCTTTTGCCATtttttcccaaaataatctcaGGACACAATAcctgatttattatttaaaaaaagtattaggtttttaaaattaaaatatgtaagTACAATGGACCCCTGAGCTTAGCTGATTTATGTCTGCATCGATTGATATGGGCTTTTCAGcagtatattgtgtgtgtgtgtgtgtgtatatatatatatatatatatatatatatatatatgagtccaAGTCCACCTCTCTCTAAAAGCCTTAAGCCTCCACTACTCTGACAGACACACAACGAAGGCAATGGGAAGTAAATGAGCCAGACCTCTCCTGGCAGCAAATAGATGGTTGAGCAGTGGGGGCTGTTATTCTGGAACACCTTTACCATCTAGCAGAAAAACACAAGGGGTTGCAAAGCTTGGGACATTTTATTGTAGAGTGGAGGAAGATAGGAGTTTGTACAGCAAAATTAGCAAATTATGAATAACATTTGAAGGATTTTAAGAGAGATTAGAACCCAGATGTAGACCTGATATCTCATCAGTGTTTATTTCTTTTAACTTTAAACTCAGTTTTGAATGCTATTTGGGGGGGAAAAACGATCACAATCAcatattcatttgttttaaatgtaaccaTGTCTGTATAACGCTGACTTGGATCACAGTATTTTACAAAATGCCTTAATGCCTTATTAAGCAAGTGGAAAGATGAAATGTCTTATCAAGAGGTCCCTGCTGGAGTCATGAAACTAACCGCTACTTCCTTGAGCTCTCATGGATAAGCAGCGCAATATCGTACCCAAAGCATGAGCACAAAATGGGGTGGGGAGAGCGGCTGCACAGTCACATTCCACTGCGCAACAACGCACGGAAATTCGATTGGATACAAAACTGTCCATTATAGGGATGTGTGTTCTATGAGACAGATAAAAACAcagactaaaagtaacaaaacagaagataaacaaacaTATTCGGTGTACAGCGGCAGCATTTAGTAAACAAACTTCCAATATCCAGGACGACAGGTGTCAGTATAGAGTCCAAAGCCAAAAATACTACTGAGACCGATGAGTAAGAGACAGCTAAAatcttactgagtgcacctttaataaaaggCGTTCACATTTAAATAGGTGCA includes the following:
- the LOC127638768 gene encoding histone acetyltransferase KAT5 isoform X1; protein product: MADPSVDVVEGCRLPVLRKNQENEDEWPLAEILSVKEIPGRKLYYVHYIDFNKRLDEWVTPDRLDLKKLQFPKKEAKTPTKNGLPGSRPSSPERDVRKSLDLNGQSASAPSRGKSLPTPKRKAESVSLATQVTAATPVPSLPGPAEASQASVYPAMRDPSYSIKREEHEPLISLTTNGTARRLIPSQPGRKRKNCGGTDEMVKVFQNNSPHCSTIYLLPGEDSQDSSDGIPSAPRMTGSLVSDRSHDDIVTRMKNINCIELGRHRLKPWYFSPYPQELTSLPILYLCEFCLKYLKSLKCLQRHLTKCNLRHPPGNEIYRKGTISFFEIDGRKNKAYSQNLCLLAKCFLDHKTLYYDTDPFLFYVMTEYDSKGFHIVGYFSKEKESTEDYNVACILTLPPYQRRGYGKLLIEFSYELSKVEGKTGTPEKPLSDLGLLSYRSYWSQTILEILMSLKSENGERPQITINEISEITSVKKEDVISTLQYLNLINYYKGQYILTLSEDIVEGHERAMQKRLLRIDPKCLHFTPKDWSKRGKW
- the LOC127638768 gene encoding histone acetyltransferase KAT5 isoform X2; the protein is MADPSVDVVEGCRLPVLRKNQENEDEWPLAEILSVKEIPGRKLYYVHYIDFNKRLDEWVTPDRLDLKKLQFPKKEAKTPTKNGLPGSRPSSPERDVRKSLDLNGQSASAPSRGKSLPTPKRKAESVSLATQVTAATPVPSLPGPAEASQASVYPAMRDPSYSIKREEHEPLISLTTNGTARRLIPSQPGRKRKNCGGTDEDSQDSSDGIPSAPRMTGSLVSDRSHDDIVTRMKNINCIELGRHRLKPWYFSPYPQELTSLPILYLCEFCLKYLKSLKCLQRHLTKCNLRHPPGNEIYRKGTISFFEIDGRKNKAYSQNLCLLAKCFLDHKTLYYDTDPFLFYVMTEYDSKGFHIVGYFSKEKESTEDYNVACILTLPPYQRRGYGKLLIEFSYELSKVEGKTGTPEKPLSDLGLLSYRSYWSQTILEILMSLKSENGERPQITINEISEITSVKKEDVISTLQYLNLINYYKGQYILTLSEDIVEGHERAMQKRLLRIDPKCLHFTPKDWSKRGKW